One Brassica napus cultivar Da-Ae chromosome C4, Da-Ae, whole genome shotgun sequence genomic region harbors:
- the LOC106399323 gene encoding 40S ribosomal protein S12-1, whose amino-acid sequence MSGDEAAPAVVVPPVAEPSAIPEDMDLLTALELTLRKARAHGGVVRGLHECAKLIEKRSAQLCVLAEDCNQPDYVKLVKALCADHNINLLTVPSAKTLGEWAGLCKIDSEGNARKVVGCSCLVVKDYGEDTTALNIVKKHIESN is encoded by the exons TGATGAAGCTGCTCCTGCTGTTGTTGTTCCTCCCGTTGCTGAGCCCTCTGCGATTCCAGAGGACATGGATCTCTTAACTGCATTGGAGCTCACGCTTAGGAAGGCTCGTGCTCACGGTGGCGTGGTTCGTGGTCTCCATGAATGCGCTAAGCTTATTGAGAAGCGGTCTGCTCAGCTCTGTGTCTTGGCTGAGGACTGCAACCAGCCTGATTACGTCAAGCTGGTGAAAGCTCTCTGCGCTGATCATAACATCAACTTGCTTACGGTTCCGAGTGCTAAAACCCTCGGTGAATGGGCTGGT CTTTGCAAGATTGATTCAGAGGGTAATGCGAGGAAGGTTGTTGGATGCTCGTGCCTTGTAGTCAAG GACTATGGTGAAGATACTACTGCACTCAACATTGTCAAGAAGCATATTGAATCAAATTAA